In Brevibacterium pigmentatum, the sequence AGAGCGGCCGCTGCAACGAGGACCTTGAATGTCGATCCGGGCGGGTACAGGTTGCCGCCGATCGCGCGGTTGTAGGCGGGCTTGCCGTCGGCAGCTTCGAGGTTCTTGTAGGCCTCGCTGGCTTCGGTCGAGTCGTGGCTGGCCAGGGCGTTGGGGTCCCAGCCCGGGGTCGAGGCCATGGCCAGGATCTTCCCGGTCTTCGGGTCGAGGGCCACGGCCGCACCGTTCTGGTTGCCCAGCCCGTCCCATGCGGCCTGCTGCACCTTCGGGTCGATGGTCAGCTCGACCGCTGCGCCGCGTGGCTGCTCACCGGTGAAGAAGCTGCCGACCTTGTCGTAGAACAGGGCGTCGGAATCGCCGGAGAGGTAGTCGCCGGCGGCGCGTTCCATGCCCGAGGCTCCGGACACGACGGAGTAGTAGCCGGTCAGCGAGGCGTAGGCGCGCGGATCGAGGTTCTCAGAGCCGTATTTGCGCTGGTACTTGTACTTGTCGTCGACAGGCTCCGAGTACGCGATCGGGGTGCCGTCGACGAGGATCGGACCGCGATCACGGGCCAGCTGGTCGAGGATCCGTCGGTTGTTCAGCGGATTGTTGTTCAGCGAATCCGCGGTCACGTACTGCACCCAGCTCGTCGACCCGAAGAGGAGCGCGAACATGACGAATCCGACGACGGCGATATGCGTCAATGGCTTCTTCATCGTTCACCTCCGGTTGGTCGTTGGTCGGTGGGATCGGTGTCGTTGGGTGTCCCGCCGCGCTTGAGTGCGCGGTCATCCGCGGGCGGCAGGTTCGTCGTCGGGGCTTCGCCGTCGAACTCACGGGAATCGGCCGGCGGCAGATTCGTCGTGGGAGCATCCTCGTCGACGGTGCGCGCCGAGGCGGCCCTGCCCTGTGCCGGGACGGCTCCTTCTGCATCCGCTGAGTCCACCTCCGCGGCGGGGGCGCCCGCGGGAACGGGCTCGGGATCCTCGGTGATGGTGAGCACGCCGGTGTGGAACTCCTCCACGGGGCGCCTGGCGTTGTCCGAGATCCGCAGCAGCAGGGCGATGATCATCCAGTTCGCGATGAGCGAGGATCCGCCTTGGGCGAGGAACGGCGTGGTCAGACCCGTCAGCGGGATGAGGCGCGTGACGCCGCCGACGACGACGAAGACCTGCAGGGCGATCGTGAACGACAGGCCCGTTGCCAGCAGGGTTCCGAAGCCGTCCCGCAGCTGCTGAGCGGTGCGGATTCCGCGCTGGAAGATGAAGAGGTAGCAGAGCAGGATGACGAAGAGTCCGGCCAGGCCGATCTCCTCACCGAAGCTGGCGTAGATGAAGTCGGATTCGGCGTAGGGGACCATATTCGGTCGGCCCTCGCCGAAGCCGGTGCCGATGAGTCCGCCGTTGGACATGCCGAACAGACCCTGCACGAGCTGGTAGGAGCCACCGGGGGTCTTGTTGTACTCTTCGGCGGTCAGCGCATTGAGCCAACCGGACACACGCTGGCCCACATGGGAGAAGAGGAATGTGGCGGCAACCGCGCCGGCGGAGAAGAATCCGAGGCCGAGGATGATCCATGAGACCTTCGAGGTGGCCACGTAGAGCATGGCGACGAAGAGACCGAAGAAGAGCAGCGAGGTGCCGAGGTCACGTTCGAAGACGAGGACGCCGACGCTGGCGACCCAGGCGACGACGATGGGGCCGAAGTCGCGCAGACGGGGGAAGCGGATGCCGAGGATCTTCGGGCCGGCGGCGACGAGCTGGTCCTTGTAGGTGACGAGGTAGCCGGCGAAGAAGATGGCCAGCAGGATCTTCGCGATCTCACCGGGCTGGAACGACAGCGGACCGACGCCGATCCAGATACGGGCGCCGTTGATGGTCTTGCCGATGCCCGGGATGAGCGGAAGCAGAAGGAAGACCAGAGCGGCGAAGCCCGAGACATAGGTGTAGCGGCGCAGCCAGCGGTGGTCGCGGACGACGAAGATCACGACGATGGCCAGACCCACGCCGAGGCTCATCCACACCAGCTGGGTCATCGCCGAACCGAGGTATTCGTCGCGGCCGAGGTCGACACGGTAGATCATGGCCAGGCCGAGCCCGTTGAGCAGCACCGCGATCGGCACGAGCACGGGATCGGCGTACTTCGCCTTGATCCACACGATGATGTGGAGGATGACGCCGAGAGCCGCCAGCCATGCGGCATAGCCGTAGACATTGGCCGGGATGGTGTCTTCGACGCCGAGGCCGACCAGAGCATAGGCGCTGGTTGCGACGGCGATAGCCAGGATCAGGAGACCGAGCTCCGCCAGACGGTAGGTTCTGGGGCGCGCGGTCTGCGAGGGAGCCTGGTTCATCACTGCGACTCCCGGGTGATGGCGTCACTGGGGTCCGCGGACTTCGAATCCGGAGGTGATGGCGCCGGGTCGCTCGGACTCGTCGAGTCCTGCACGTCGCCGGACATGCCGGAGGAGCGATCGGATTCCTTGCGGAGATTGTCGATGATGCGATCGGCCTCATCGCGTGAGCCGGCGGGAATAGATCCGCGGAGGCGGTCCTGGGAGTAGCTGTTGAGGCTGCCGACCTCGATGTCCGTGGTGTCGACGAGGCGGCTGAGTTCGATGGGCCCGAGCGTCGTGTCGAGGCCGCGGTAGAGGGAGACCTTGCCGTCGTCGTTGGCGACGTAGTACTGGTGGCTGACGTAGTTATAGGCGAAGAATCCGCCGACGGCCAGCGCGACGATCACGATGGCGGTGATGATCCACCCGAGGTAGGACCTTTTCTCGACCTCTTCGTCGAGGTCGGCCTCCTCGTCTGCAGCGGTGTTGGTCCGCAGCTGCTGAGTAGTGCCGTCCCGAGCTTCGACGTCCTCGCCGTCTACGGTCTGGATCGGTGCCGTGTCGGCGGATACGTCGTTGTCGGCGAAGGTTTCGTGGGCTTCGGTGTCAACGGCCGCCTCGGCGTCGGGGTTCGCACCGATCGCGGCGTAGCGGGGGTTGAGGTGGACGGAGCCGACGGACACGCCTTCGGCGGTCTCGACCTCGCCTTCGAGGACATCGCCGACGACGACGGTGACGTTGTCGGCTCCGCCGCCGGCCAGGGCCAGGTCGATGAGCTGACGGCAGGCCTCGTCGGGGTCGGCGACCTCTTTGAGCACGCGGGTGATGTCGTCGATGTCGGCGAATCCGGTCAGACCGTCCGAGCACAGCATCCAACGGTCACCGACCTGGGCCTCGCGCAGGGACAGGTCGAGGTCGGGGGAGGCCCCGACGTCGCCGAGGACCTTCATCACGACCGAGCGCTGCGGGTGGGTCTCGGCCTCCTCGGGGGTGATCCGGCCTTCGTCGACGAGCATCTGTACGAAGGTGTGGTCGTGGGTGATCGGCTGGAGCTTGTCGTCGCGCAGCACATAGCCGCGGGAGTCGCCGATATGGGCGAGAGCGAAGCGGTTGCCGGGAGCACGCAGGACGGCGGTGACGGTGGTGCCCATTCCGGCGAGTTCGGGCTGTTCGCCGACGCCGCGGCAGATGCGGTCGTTGGCTTCGAGGATCGAGGTGCGCAGGATTTCGAGGGCGTCCTCGCCTCCGGGCTCGTGGTCGAGCTCGGCCAGGCGGGAGACGGTGATCGCCGAGGCGACGTCTCCGCCTGCGTGACCGCCCATTCCGTCGGCGATGAGCAGGAGATTGGGTCCCGCGTAGCCGGAGTCCTGGTTGTTCTTACGCACCAGCCCGGTGTGAGACCGGGCTGCCGAACGGAGAGTGATGGTACCGCCGGTCGTCACGATTGGGTCTCCAGGGTCGTATGTCCGATGGTGATCCGGGTGCCGATGGCCAGTTGGATGGGTCCGGTCATGCGTGAGCCGTCGACGATGGTGCCGTTGGTCGATCCGAGGTCTTCGAGCATCCATGCGCCGTTCTTCGCGGAGATCCGAGCATGATGGCTGGAGGCGAAGTCGTCATTGATGATGATCGTATTGTCGGGGGCTCGACCGAAGGTCACAGGTGCTCCCGAGAGCATGAGCGTCTGCCCGGCCAAGGGGCCGTCGGTGATGCGGATGGTGCCCGGATGGGCGTGGGCGACCGGGGCCGCCGCCGGACGCGGTGCGGGAGCCGGACAGGACGGTGCCGGCGGGGCGGACTTGGAGCCGCCTCGGCGGGATTTCCTTCCGGCACGGGTCTTCCGGGGGCCGAAGATGTCGCGCCGGAGGACTCCGGCGACTCCGAGGACGAAGAGCCAGAGGATGATGAAGAATGCCAACCGGAAGACGGTGACGGTGAATTCGCTCACTGGGCGTCCCGCTCGTTGTAGTGGACCTCGGCCTCGCCGGCGAGGAGGATGTCGCCGTCGGAGAGGGTCGCCGATGTCAGTTTGCGTCCGTGCAACAGTGTGCCGTTCGTCGATCCGAGGTCATTGGCCACGGCGCGGTCGCCCTCGACGACGATCTCGAAGTGACGGCGTGAGACGCCGGGATCGTCGATGACGAAGTCGGAGCTCGACGAGGAACGGCCGAAGGTGTTCGTGCCCTGTCGCAGCATCTGCGTGCGACCGTCGATGGTCACGCTGGCTTCGATGGTGCGAGCGGGTGCGGGTGCCGGGGCGGGGCGCGCGGCGGGGTTCGCCCGCGGTGGCGTAGCCGGGGCCGAACGCGCGGGTTCGGGAGTGCGGCGCGGGGTCACGGGGCGGGAACCGGAGTTCGGGGATTCGCCGACGATCGGATTCGCCCGCGAGATCGGGTCGTAGCCGCCGCGGTTGCCCGGCTGGGCGGCAGGAGATCCGTCGGGACGTTGGGTCGAGGACACGACGCGGTACATGCCCGTGTCGAGGTCGTCGGCGAGAGCGAATTCGACGGAGACGGGACCGACGAAGCTGTAGGCCTGTTCGACGGCGTGGTCGCCGACGATCTGGCGTAGATCGGAGCGCAGCTCGGACTCGAGGCCGGAGAGCCGGTCATGGTCGGTCTGCGAGAGCTCGATGACGTAGTGGTTGGCCGTCAGAGTGCGACCGCGGGAGACCACGGCGGCCTTGTTGTCGGCCTCACGGCGCAGTGCTCCGGCGAGTTCGACGGGTTCGACCTGGGATCGGAAAGCCTTGGCGAAGGCGCCGTTGACGACGTTCTCCAGCCCCTTCTCGAAGCGATCGAGTAACCCCATGGCACCTCCTCATCAGGTGTTGCCGTTGCCGGACGAACTCTTCGCCAAGCGTCTTTGAGTGCTCTGACCAGGTGGTCCTGATCACGTGCACTCTGGGCACATCAACACCCAATCCTAACGCGGTGAAGCTCTCAACTCACGTTACGCGAGTTCGCGGGGCGAAGCTGTGCCGGGATTCCCTGCGCGCGTCCAGGGAAGTTCGAGGGAATGCAGACGGTGCGGGCGGGTGGCTGTGCGGGGCCGGCGCGCGTGAAGCGGAGGGGGAGTGTGCGGGTGCGGCGAGGGGCTGTGCGGGATGTGCGCGGTTCGCGCAGGTGAACGAGTGTGGGCGGCTGTGCGGAGCGAAAATGTGAAGGTGGACACGTTTGAGCCGATTCGGCATTCTCGGTTTTAAGTTTCGCCTCCTCCGATGCTAGAGTCGTCTCTTGTTCGCGCGAGTGGCGGAATTGGTAGACGCGCTGGCTTCAGGTGCCAGTGGCCGCAAGGTCGTGGGGGTTCAAGTCCCCCCTCGCGCACAGCGAATGCGAAGCCCCTCACCAGGATCTGCAGAAGGTCCGGTGAGGGGCGTCTTCGCGTCCGCGCGGGTGGTCGCCGCAAACGGCCCAGTTTGAGGTGAGCAGCACGTGTTTGAACATGGGCTGCTCACCTTAAACAGTGCTGATTCCAAACTGAGTCGAAGGCACCTGGGCGAGGGGCGCTGGGTGCACCCGGGTGGCAGCGCAGCCCCGCAGTCGGCAGTCCGCACTCGGCAGAATGCGAAATGGTGCTGTTTCCTCTGAAATGCACACAGAAGAACGTGAGCAGTTCAGAGAAGACAGCACCAATTACGACCTGAGGCCCACGTGAGGCCTACATGAGGGCCGCACGAGGGCCGAGTGAGCCCTGGGGCTGCGAAAAGCCCGGCGTGAGGACCGAAGTGAGGCCTGCGTCGGGAGCCGGGGAGCAGGCTCAGGCGCGCTCGTAGAGGCGGGCGCGGCCCTTGACGCCGGCGAAGCGGAACGGTCCCGCGGTCACCTTCGGCGTTGAGGCGTCCTCGGCGCTGGAGAGCTCGGCGGCGTGAAGTGCGCGATAAGCGTCGATTGACAGCGGCACTCGGGCGTCTAGTGCCTCCGTGACGGCCTGTCGGCGCGACTGCTGCTCGTAGCCGGGGACGACGCGGGCGGTGAAGAACTCGCCGACGCTGCCCGAGCCGTAGCTGAAGAGTCCGATGCGCTTGCCCGCGAGATCCGCATCGTGGTCGAGCAGCGAACACAGTCCCGCATAGAGAGAAGCGGTATAGGAGTTGCCGAGACGGCGGTTGTACAAGGTGCTCGTGGCCAGTCCGGTATCGCGCGGCCCGGTGGAAGCTGAGCCACCCGCAGTCCCCGCGACGATCTCCGTGTCGAGATCCTCACCGGTGAGTCCGGCGAGGTGGACCTGCGCCTTCTTCGCCATCTTCGTGAACGGCTGGTGGTAGAGCACGCGGTCGATCTCGGCCATCGCCGGTCCGCCCTGCGCGGCGAGATCGGTCCAGGCTCCGGTGAGCGCATCGAGGTAGGCGGTCACGGACAGGGCTCCGTCGACGATCGCGGTCGTCGAATCGTTCGGGCGCCAGAAGTCATCGACGTCGGCCGAGTTGAGACCCGAGACCGGTTCGATCTCGAGCAGCTTCGGATCCGCGGAGACGAGCATCGCCACGGCACCGGCGCCCTGAGTGGGCTCACCGGAGGTGTCGAGCTCGTAGCGGGCGACATCCGAGGCGATGACGAGCACCCGCTGTCCGGGAGACCGGGTGACGATGCCGACGGCGGCCTGCAGGGCGGCCGTCGCCGAGTAGCAGGCTTCTTTGACCTCGACGACCCGCATCTGCGACGGCAGGTCGAGCAGCGAGTGCACGGCCATGCCGGCGGCCTTCGACTGGTCGATGCCCGATTCGGTGGCGAACAGCATGGTGCGGATGCCCTCGGTCCCGCTGCGCTCGATGATCGGCGCAGCGGCCGCGGCGGCCATGGTGACGACGTCCTCATCGGGAGCCGGGAAGCTGAACTCGTCCTGGCCGAGGCCGAGGTGGAACTTCGCAGGATCGGTGCCGTTCGCCTCGGCGAAGTCATCGAGCCTGACGACATGGTGGCTGGTGGCCAGTTCGATGTCGTCGATGCCGATTGGTGCAGTGCCCGCAGCAGTGTGTGATGTCATGCGGCCTCGCCGTCCTCTCGCTGAGTCTCGGCAGCGCGCTGCTCGTCAGCCTTGCGTTCCATCTGACGGTGAGTGTCCATCAGCTCACCCGGGTTCGTCTGCGCGGCGAGCAGGGACAGCTCACCGCAGAGCACGGTGGCGGCCATGAGTGCCGCCAGGCGACGCGAATTCGCTCCCGGCTCGCGATCCTCGCGGCAGCCGAGGCGCTCCAGTGCCTCATCGACATGAGGCAGATCCTTGCCGTTGCCGACGGTGCCGACGATGAGGTGCGGCAGAGTCGTCGAGAAGTACAGGCCCTCGGGGCGGTTCTCCGCATAGGTGATGCCCTGTGAGCCCTCGACGATGTTCGCGGCATCCTGACCCGTGGCCAGGTAGAACGCGAGCAGCATATTCGCATAGTGGGCGTTCGCCGAGCGCAGGGCGCCCGCGATCGTCGACCCGACGAGGTCCTTGCGGATGACGATCTCCGTCATCTTCTCCGCGGTCGTGCGCAGGCGGCGCTCGACGACCTCGTGGGGCAGGAGGATCTCGGCGACGACATTGCGTCCGCGTCCGAGGATCCCGTTGACCGCGGTGGCCTTCTTGTCCGAGCAGTAGTTGCCGGACACCGACCCGTAGTCGAGGCCGAGGTGCCACGACAGGATGCGCTCCATGAGCGAGTCCGAGGCCTGGGTGACCATATTGTGGCCCGAGGCGTCATTCGTGCGGAAGGCGAAGCGGACGAAGAGCAGATTGCCGACGATCTCCGGATGGATCTCGATGAGCCGGCAGTGATTGGAACCGGCCTCGACGACCGATTCGAGTTCGGGAGTCCGGTGGCGGATGGCCCGCGCGGCCGCCTCGGCGCCGATCGCGGATTCGGCCACGAACAGCACGGACCGGGTCATCCGCTCATCGACGATGACGGTGCGGATCCCGCCCTCGATCTCACGCGAGATCGAGGCCCCGCGGCCGACGGAGGGCCACAGCGGGGTCTCATACGTTGCCAGGGGCACGGCGACCTCGGTGTGGGTGCCGTTCGGAGCCAGCGCTTCGCCGCTGACCCGCAGGGGACCGACCCACGTGGTGGGGATCCCGGTGATCGTGGTCTGCTGATTCACAGCTGATTCCTCCTCGAAAGAGCGTCGGTGCGGTGCGAGAGCGCGGTGGCGTCGATTCCGCGCAGACGGACGAACTCGCCGAGGCGACCCCGAGTGAGCAGGTCCGTGCCCGTGAGATCCGTGGATCGTTCGGCCCCGAGCAGTGCGAACAGAGCCGAGGTCTGAGTCTGCCAGGTGCGCACGAGGTCGACGAGTCCGTCCGGACCGTGGTCGAGCACTGTCTGCAGGAACGTGCCGGCGACGCCGACGGCGCGAGCACCGCAGGCCAGTGCCTTCACGACATCATAGGGGTTGCGCACTCCGCCGGAGGCCAGGAGCACACGGTTCGAGATTCCGTCGTCCATCAACGTTTCGGTCGTCCACTCAGGTGGGGCGTCGAGCAGGCAGGCCAGTGCCGACTGGCCGAACCCGGTGAGCATGGAGAAGTCTTCGGCCGGTGAGCGATCGTTCTCGATGCGCAGGAAGTCCGTGCCTCCGGCGCCGGAGACATCGGCGAACTGGACCCCGATCTCGGCGAGCAGCGTCAGCGTGCGGCGGCTGAGTCCGAATCCGACCTCTTTGACGACGACGGGCACGGGGCAGGCGGCGACGATGTCCTCGAGGCCGGACAGCCAGGTGGAGAAGTCGCGGGTGCCTTCGGGCATCGCGGTCTCCTGCACGGGGTTGATGTGCAGCTGGAGGGCATCGGCGCGCAGCAGTTCGACGGCGCGGCGGGCATCATCGGCGCTGCGACCGGCACCGAGGTTGCCCATGACGAAGCCGTCCGGGTTCTCCTCGCGGATGACGGTGAAGCCCTTGGCGGCCTCGGCGTCGTCGAGAGCCACGCTCATCGATCCGCAGGCCATGGGCAGACCGGTCTCGGCGGCGGCGATGGCCAGATCCCGATTGATCTTCGCCGTGGTCTCGGTGCCGCCGGTCATGCCGTTGACGTAGAAGGGCGTCGGCCAGGTCCACTCGCCCAGCTCGACGCTGAGGTCGACGCGTTCGGGGCTCGTGCCCGAGAGCGCATGGTGGACGAATTCGAGGTCGTCGAAGTCGGTGCGGCGGGGACCTTCGGTCTGCTGCGCCGAGGCGAGGCGAACGTGGTCGTCCTTGCGGGAGGCCCGTGAGGCCTTGGTCTCCGGAGACTCTACTGATGCCGCTGTTTCAACGGATGCCGGGGTCTCAGAACTCATCGATCTCGCCTTCCTCTCGGTGGGCACCGAGGTCCAGGGGTCGGATTCCGGCGGCTTCCCAGCCGCTGAGAATGGTCTGTGCTTCGGTGTGCGAGTGGGCGAGGGCGATTCCGCAGTCGCCGCCGCCGGCGCCGGAGGGCTTTGCGGCGGCACCGTGGGTTTCGGCGATCTCGCACAGATCGTGCAGGGCTTCGGTCTCGATGAGGCTGCCCGTGGAAACGCTCAGCCGTCGCAGCAGAGCGCGCACGGCGCGGATCGTGGTCAGGCTGGCCTCGGCGTCGTCGGCATCGAAGGCCGCCACGAGATCGTCGACGAGGATCTGGGACTCGGCGGCGAAGGAGACGAGCGGGCGGGTCTTCGCTGGAGGTGAGGCAACGGCCCCGACCGGGGTCGACTCGGCGGAGGTGTCGTCTGCCCGTTCGCTCGCGGTGTCGTCCGCCCGTTCGTTCGGGGTGTGGACGCGTGTGACGAGGTGTTCGGTCGACGCCGGTGATCCGGTCCAGCCGACGAGGAGGTCGAGCGAGCTCGGTGGGGTGACCCGTCTGGCCGAGCAGCCGGCCCATTCCGAGCAGCTCAGAGCGGAGACGACCCCGTGGGCCTCGCGGTGAGCGTGCAGGGCCGCACGGTCGGGGGAGGAGTAGCGGATCCAGCCGCCGAAGGTGCTGGCGGCAAGATCCCCGCCGGAGGCCTTCGTGGAGATCGCGATGGTCGCGAGGACGGCGAGTTTGAAGCGTTCGGTCAGGGTGAGGCCGAGCCCATAGAACTCGTCGAGAGCGGCGATCGTCGCCACGGTCACCGCCGCCGATGAACCGAGGCCGAACTTCCGGCCGTCGGCGTCATTGAGTTCGCTGGAGATCTCGAGATCGAAGTAGCGGGGGCTGGCACCGCGGCCGGAGCGCAGCTCTTCGACGGTGGAGATCGCCGAGAGCACATAGTCGAAGGGACGCTCGTCGACGATGATGTGCTCACCATCGTCTTCGCGCCTCCAGATGACGGGGGCCTGACCGTATTCGCTCGAATGGATGCGGCCGGCGCCTTCGCTCTCGGTCAGACGCACGGTGATGCACCGGTCGACGGCGATGAGCACGGCGGGCTGTCCGGGTTCGACGACGGCGTACTCGCCGGCGACGAACAGCTTGCCGGGCGCCCGGGTCTCGATCATGCCCGGCTGCCTTCACCCGCAGCCGTGGTTGCTGCGTCTGCGGGCGGTACTTCGTCTGCGTCTGTGAGCAGGTGGGCTCCCGGTCCGGGGCCCACGACTCGGACGTCGCCGAAGCCGGAGAGCTTCTCGGCCAGCGCCTCGGCGTCATGGGGGCGGACGATGACGGCGACGTTCGGGCCGGCATCGGCGGTCGAATAGGCTTCGATCCCGTTCTCGCGGGCTTCGGCCACGGCGTCGACGATCGCGTGGCTGGTCGGGTTGAGGAACCGGATCGGCGGCACCGTCGACTGGATGAGGCCGTGCATGCGCAGTGCGTGGGATTCGGTGATCTCACCGATGCGAGTGAAGTCCCCGGCGGCGCAGGCGGCGACCATCTGCTCCAGATAGTCCTCGGTCGAGGACACCCAGCCGGAGTAGAAGGGAGAGGTGGCGGCGGTCAGGCGCATGGCCTCGCGGGAGGACACGGCCTTCCGGGCCCGGTTGACGGTGACGATGATCATCCGCATATCAGGGGCGGACACGGTCTCGGCGAAGGACGATTCGTCGTCGCCGGCATGCCAGACGGCGATGCCGTCGGGAATCGAGCGGCAGGCCGACCCCGAGCCGCGGCGGGCCAGACGGCTGAGATCCTTGGGCCCGAGATCGAGGTCGAATGCCGCGGCGGCCGCTGTGGCCAGGGCCGCGAACCCCGACGCCGAGGAGGCCAGACCGGCACCCGTGGGCACTGAGTTGCGGGACCGGACGAGGACCCGGTCGTCCCGTCCGGCCAGGGCGCGGACGTGGTCGAGGAAGGTGGAGATCCGGTCCGTCTGACCGGGATCGGCGAGTGCGCCGTCGAGTTCGAGGACATCGGAGTCGGCGTTCGGGGCGGGCACCACGGTGGTCGTGGTCTGGAAGTGGTCGAGGGTCAGCGACAGACTGCCCGCGGCGGGCAGGATGAGCTCCTCATCGGCCTTGCCCCAGTACTTGACCAGGGCGATGTTCGGGTAGGCCCGCGCCGTCGTCGTCTTCATGTCGGTCTGACCTCCGTCGTCCAGGTGCGGGGTGCTCCCGCCTTGCGCAGGGCCTCGGCGAGCTCCTCGGCCGAATCATCGTCATCGGCCAGGGCCAGCACGCAGCCGCCGAGTCCGCCGCCGGTGAGCTTGGCTCCCCGGGCTCCCGCCACGGTGGCGGCATCCACAAGAGAATCGAGGGTCGGGGTCGAGACCCCGATATCGCCGAGGAGGCCGTGCGCTTCGATCATGCGTGCACCCATGGTCGCCCGATCACCGGAGCGGATGTCGTCGACGGCGGCGTCGGTGAGCGCGGCCAGACGGTCGATCATCCCGCCGATGCGGGTCGGATCGGCGTCACGGCGGGCGCGGACCCCTCCGACCGCCTCGGCGGTGGACCCGTGATGACCGGAGTCCGCGAGGACGAAGACGAGACGCTGACCGACGTCGATGGTCTGCGCGCACCCGCTCTGGAAGCGGATGGGGGCGGGTTTGGCCACGGCCCAGGCGTCGATTCCGCTGGGTCGGCCATGAGCGACGGTCTCGGCGGCCTGCACGATCTCGTGGAGGGTGTTCTCCTCGAAGACCGTCGCATGCAGGTTCGCGACGGCGCGGGCCACGGAGGTGGCCACGGCGGCGCTCGAGCCCAAGCCGCGGCTGTGGGGGATCGCCGAACGGATGAGCAGCTCCACCTCGGCGTCGGGATCGTCCACGGCCTTGAGAGCGGCCTTCAGGCCGGCGACGACGGGGCCCATCGGCTCCGGAGCGGTCTGCGCGGTGCCGGAGAACAGCTGGCTCTCGATCCGGGTCTCCTGATGCGGGGACCGGCGGATATCGGCCTGGACCCCGAGGCCGTGCAGCGGCACGGCGACGGCAGGGGAGCCGTAGACGACCGCGTGTTCGCCGAAGAGGATCGCCTTCGCATGGGCGAAGCCCTGAGACGTGCCCTGGGGCGCCGGCGACGGTTCGGTCTGAGAGGAATTGTGCATGCAGAAGGGTTTCGGAGTCTGTGGATTGATTTCACCATCATATGCCGTACCCCGGCTCATCCCGAAGACGAGGTGACGTCCGTCTCAGGTGAGTCCTACCGAGAGGTAGGCGCGTTCGGCGGGGTCGGTCGTCAGGTCGAGGGCGCGGCGACGGGCGCCGGCCGCCTCGTCTGTGCGGCCGAGGCGGGTGAGCAGATGAGCCCGCAGCACCCAGGCAGGTTGGAACGCGGAGAGGCGCTTATCGTCTTGGCCGTCCGGGTCGAAGCCCAGCGCGTCGAGTGCTGTCAGTCCCGCCGCGGGGCCGTCGACCTCGGCGAGGACGGCGGCCCGGGAGACGGATCCGCCCAGGCTCGGTGCGATGCGCTCGAGGTCGTCGTGGAGGCGCAGCAGCATCGGCCAGTCCGTCGTCCCGTCCCGGATCCCGGCCATATGGAGGAGCTGGATCGCGGCTTCGAGTCCGAAGCGGCCGACGTGTCCGCAGCGATGGACCTCGACGAGGTGGCCCTGACCGGCGTCGGTGAGTGATCGGTCCCAGCGGTCCGGGTCCTGGTCGGACAGGGGCACGAACCGTCCGGCGGCGTCCCGGCGGGCGGGAAAGCGGGCGGCCGAGAGGTGGATGAGGGCGGCCAGTCCGTGGGCTTCGCCGTCACCCGGACACAGCTCGGCCAACAGTGAAGACAAGTAGACGGCCTCGCCGATCATGCCCTCACGCGGTTCGGCCGCCGCGTGCGCCCATTCGATCGCGAAGGCTCCGTAGATGGCCTCCTGCACATCCGGCAGGCGGGACTCGAGGTCGAGGCGATCGGGTTCGCCGAAGCCGATGCCGAGCGCTGCGACCCGTTTCTTCGCCCTGGTCAGACGGGCAGAGACCGTGGCGGCGGGCAGAGCCATCGCAGCAGCGATCTGCTTCGCCGTCATCCCCATCACGGCC encodes:
- the mvk gene encoding mevalonate kinase encodes the protein MHNSSQTEPSPAPQGTSQGFAHAKAILFGEHAVVYGSPAVAVPLHGLGVQADIRRSPHQETRIESQLFSGTAQTAPEPMGPVVAGLKAALKAVDDPDAEVELLIRSAIPHSRGLGSSAAVATSVARAVANLHATVFEENTLHEIVQAAETVAHGRPSGIDAWAVAKPAPIRFQSGCAQTIDVGQRLVFVLADSGHHGSTAEAVGGVRARRDADPTRIGGMIDRLAALTDAAVDDIRSGDRATMGARMIEAHGLLGDIGVSTPTLDSLVDAATVAGARGAKLTGGGLGGCVLALADDDDSAEELAEALRKAGAPRTWTTEVRPT
- the fni gene encoding type 2 isopentenyl-diphosphate Delta-isomerase: MSSETPASVETAASVESPETKASRASRKDDHVRLASAQQTEGPRRTDFDDLEFVHHALSGTSPERVDLSVELGEWTWPTPFYVNGMTGGTETTAKINRDLAIAAAETGLPMACGSMSVALDDAEAAKGFTVIREENPDGFVMGNLGAGRSADDARRAVELLRADALQLHINPVQETAMPEGTRDFSTWLSGLEDIVAACPVPVVVKEVGFGLSRRTLTLLAEIGVQFADVSGAGGTDFLRIENDRSPAEDFSMLTGFGQSALACLLDAPPEWTTETLMDDGISNRVLLASGGVRNPYDVVKALACGARAVGVAGTFLQTVLDHGPDGLVDLVRTWQTQTSALFALLGAERSTDLTGTDLLTRGRLGEFVRLRGIDATALSHRTDALSRRNQL
- a CDS encoding phosphomevalonate kinase, with product MIETRAPGKLFVAGEYAVVEPGQPAVLIAVDRCITVRLTESEGAGRIHSSEYGQAPVIWRREDDGEHIIVDERPFDYVLSAISTVEELRSGRGASPRYFDLEISSELNDADGRKFGLGSSAAVTVATIAALDEFYGLGLTLTERFKLAVLATIAISTKASGGDLAASTFGGWIRYSSPDRAALHAHREAHGVVSALSCSEWAGCSARRVTPPSSLDLLVGWTGSPASTEHLVTRVHTPNERADDTASERADDTSAESTPVGAVASPPAKTRPLVSFAAESQILVDDLVAAFDADDAEASLTTIRAVRALLRRLSVSTGSLIETEALHDLCEIAETHGAAAKPSGAGGGDCGIALAHSHTEAQTILSGWEAAGIRPLDLGAHREEGEIDEF
- a CDS encoding hydroxymethylglutaryl-CoA reductase, yielding MNQQTTITGIPTTWVGPLRVSGEALAPNGTHTEVAVPLATYETPLWPSVGRGASISREIEGGIRTVIVDERMTRSVLFVAESAIGAEAAARAIRHRTPELESVVEAGSNHCRLIEIHPEIVGNLLFVRFAFRTNDASGHNMVTQASDSLMERILSWHLGLDYGSVSGNYCSDKKATAVNGILGRGRNVVAEILLPHEVVERRLRTTAEKMTEIVIRKDLVGSTIAGALRSANAHYANMLLAFYLATGQDAANIVEGSQGITYAENRPEGLYFSTTLPHLIVGTVGNGKDLPHVDEALERLGCREDREPGANSRRLAALMAATVLCGELSLLAAQTNPGELMDTHRQMERKADEQRAAETQREDGEAA
- the mvaD gene encoding diphosphomevalonate decarboxylase gives rise to the protein MKTTTARAYPNIALVKYWGKADEELILPAAGSLSLTLDHFQTTTTVVPAPNADSDVLELDGALADPGQTDRISTFLDHVRALAGRDDRVLVRSRNSVPTGAGLASSASGFAALATAAAAAFDLDLGPKDLSRLARRGSGSACRSIPDGIAVWHAGDDESSFAETVSAPDMRMIIVTVNRARKAVSSREAMRLTAATSPFYSGWVSSTEDYLEQMVAACAAGDFTRIGEITESHALRMHGLIQSTVPPIRFLNPTSHAIVDAVAEARENGIEAYSTADAGPNVAVIVRPHDAEALAEKLSGFGDVRVVGPGPGAHLLTDADEVPPADAATTAAGEGSRA